In Centropristis striata isolate RG_2023a ecotype Rhode Island chromosome 5, C.striata_1.0, whole genome shotgun sequence, a single genomic region encodes these proteins:
- the slc25a33 gene encoding solute carrier family 25 member 33, whose protein sequence is MAQKDTLLNLFAGGCSGTVGAIVTCPLEVLKTRLQSSGLTLRPVFQVQLGTLSGTGVIRPGTVTPGLLQVLRSILEKEGPRSLFRGLGPNLVGVAPSRAIYFAAYSKSKEAFNGLFVPNSGLVHMSSAGVAAFVTNSLMNPIWMVKTRMQLEKKARGEKKMNALQCARYVYRTEGIRGFYRGLTASYAGISETMICFLIYETLKKQLAKSQYASPNGEQEKGASDFLRLMLAAAFSKGCASCIAYPHEVIRTRLREEGSKYKYFFQTGRLIAVEEGYAAFYRGLIPQLIRQIPNTAIVLSTYELIVHLLGESK, encoded by the exons ATGGCACAGAAAGACACGCTGCTGAACCTCTTCGCCGGGGG ATGCAGTGGTACGGTGGGAGCCATTGTGACCTGTCCTCTGGAAGTGTTAAAGACACGGTTGCAGTCCTCGGGCCTCACCCTCAGGCCCGTCTTCCAGGTCCAGTTGGGCACCCTAAGTGGCACAGGGGTGATCCGACCAGGGACTGTTACACCGGGGCTGCTGCAGGTCCTACG gtCAATTCTAGAAAAAGAGGGACCAAGATCACTTTTCCGTGGTCTGGGGCCGAACCTCGTTGGCGTGGCCCCCTCAAG AGCCATTTACTTTGCTGCATACTCGAAATCTAAAGAGGCGTTCAATGGGCTGTTTGTGCCTAACAGTGGACTGGTGCACATGTCGTCTGCTGGTGTTGCAG CTTTTGTTACTAACTCTCTGATGAACCCCATCTGGATGGTCAAGACCAGGATGCAGCTGGAGAAAAA AgccagaggagagaagaagatgaATGCACTGCAGTGTGCCCGCTATGTTTACAGAACGGAAGGGATCCGGGGCTTCTACAGAGGCTTGACTGCATCTTATGCCGGCATCTCTGAGACCATGATCTGCTTCCTCATCTACGAGACACTGAAGAAACAGCTCGCCAAGAGCCAGTACGCCTCCCCGAACGGTGAACAGGAGAAAGGAGCGTCAGACTTCCTGCGTCTCATGTTGGCAGCCGCTTTTTCAAAGGGCTGTGCGTCCTGCATAGCTTATCCACACG AGGTCATACGGACAAGGCTGCGTGAGGAAGGCAGCAAGTACAAGTATTTCTTCCAGACGGGGAGGTTAATAGCTGTGGAGGAAGGCTATGCAGCTTTTTATAGAGGACTCATTCCACAGCTAATTAGACAAATCCCTAACAC
- the spsb1 gene encoding SPRY domain-containing SOCS box protein 1, whose product MGQKVPGGIKTIDMRDPAFSPLKLELQALSHTKPSRLDLLLDMPPASVDVQVQHSWNNDDRSLNIFVKDDNKLVFHRHPVAQSTDAIRGRVGYTRGLHVWEISWAMRQRGTHAVVGVATIDAPLHSVGYTALVGSNAESWGWDLCRSKLYHDGKNLPGKTYPAFLEPDDTFIIPDSLLVVLDMDEGTLGYIVDGHYLGVAFRGLKGRKLYPVVSAVWGHCEIRIRYINGLDPEPLSLMDLCRRSVRVALGRDRLGEIHRLPLPASLKNYLLYQ is encoded by the exons ATGGGGCAAAAAGTCCCAGGTGGCATTAAAACCATTGATATGCGAGATCCAGCGTTCAGCCCCCTGAAGCTGGAGCTACAGGCCCTGAGTCACACCAAGCCGTCTCGACTGGATCTGCTGCTGGACATGCCACCTGCCAGCGTGGACGTCCAGGTCCAGCACTCGTGGAACAATGATGACCGCTCCCTCAACATCTTTGTCAAGGACGACAACAAGCTGGTGTTTCACAGGCACCCTGTGGCGCAGAGCACGGACGCCATACGGGGGCGTGTTGGCTATACAAGGGGACTGCATGTGTGGGAGATCAGCTGGGCTATGCGTCAGAGGGGCACGCATGCAGTGGTCGGAGTGGCGACGATTGACGCCCCGTTACACTCGGTGGGCTACACAGCTTTGGTAGGAAGCAACGCCGAGTCCTGGGGCTGGGACCTGTGCAGGAGTAAACTGTACCACGATGGCAAGAACCTCCCTGGGAAAACCTACCCAGCCTTCCTGGAGCCAGACGACACCTTCATAATACCAGACTCGCTCTTAGTAGTGTTGGACATGGATGAGGGGACTCTGGGTTACATAGTGGATGGACATTATCTAGGGGTGGCATTCAGAGGACTTAAGGGCAGGAAGCTGTACCCAGTGGTGAGCGCCGTCTGGGGACACTGTGAAATAAGAATCCGGTACATAAATGGACTTGATC CTGAACCCCTCTCTCTGATGGACCTGTGTAGGCGTTCGGTGAGGGTGGCATTAGGAAGAGACCGTCTGGGTGAAATCCATAGACTGCCCCTGCCGGCCTCTCTCAAGAACTACCTGCTCTACCAATGA
- the LOC131971868 gene encoding LOW QUALITY PROTEIN: glycine N-acyltransferase-like (The sequence of the model RefSeq protein was modified relative to this genomic sequence to represent the inferred CDS: inserted 2 bases in 1 codon) — protein sequence MKNILHKELPQSINVLGGVLHILHNNPCHLEMCVDSWPTFTTAICYRQNQHFSSSGSGVIPDTCTVFTKNPEAPRSLLLNERVVNWMNGLIFRGIPSSHCHLIKEFASLSGLDITEYGGYNTFICHSPKNMDWQEKVLPLPISILDESHAELVDTHLPXNHVRACIRHLPNHCVTDERSRPVSWMLSDKLCELRMAYTLPEYRPAGHLLALRRRMISEGLPVYCHVNRQNQATINAVTSLDFCTYPSAEVFSVLLICKDRV from the exons ATGAAAAATATCCTTCACAAGGAACTGCCACAATCCATCAAT GTTCTTGGAGGAGTGTTGCATATACTCCACAACAATCCGTGTCATCTGGAGATGTGTGTTGACTCCTGGCCTACATTCACTACTGCTATTTGTTACCGTCAAAATCAG CATTTCAGCAGCAGTGGATCTGGGGTGATTCCTGACACCTGCACCGTCTTCACCAAGAACCCAGAAGCTCCGAGAAGTCTGCTGCTTAATGAGAGAGTCGTAAACTGGATGAATGGACTCATATTCAGAG GTATTCCAAGCTCACATTGTCATCTCATTAAAGAATTCGCCTCTCTCAGTGGGCTTGATATCACAGAATATGGAGGTTATAACACTTTCATCTGCCACAGCCCGAAGAATATGGACTGGCAGGA GAAGGTGTTGCCGCTGCCAATTTCCATTCTGGACGAATCCCACGCAGAGCTCGTCGACACACACTTGCC CAACCATGTGAGAGCCTGTATCCGCCATCTGCCAAACCACTGTGTGACGGACGAGCGCAGCCGGCCTGTGTCCTGGATGCTGTCAGACAAGCTGTGTGAGCTGAGGATGGCCTACACCCTACCAGAGTACAGACCGGCAGGTCACCTCCTGGCTCTGAGACGCAGGATGATCTCTGAGGGTCTGCCCGTCTACTGCCACGTCAACCGGCAGAACCAGGCCACCATTAATGCTGTGACCTCACTCGACTTCTGCACTTATCCCAGTGCAGAGGTGTTCTCTGTACTGCTCATATGCAAGGACAGAGTCTGA